From a region of the Impatiens glandulifera chromosome 4, dImpGla2.1, whole genome shotgun sequence genome:
- the LOC124935209 gene encoding probable polygalacturonase At3g15720 produces MVKFNQTNNICLAITFDVRQYGAVGNRYTDDSKAFLQAWKATCACTSDTAVMVVPAEKTFFIRSLLFSGPCISQSPQIQIDGTLIAPNDINKWVECASNTWIMFSQINGLNVYGKGKLNGNGLPWWQGTNLRYFQNNNFEHSFQYNHLRMGSCSRPTAMRFSQCNNLEVKGLTHINPPRNHISINDCNNVKISEIKIIAPEHSPNTDGIDISSSTNIHIMNSIIRTGDDCVAINNKCSNIIIEGVQCGPGHGLSVGSLGKGGDYAQVEGILVKNCTLTRTTNGARIKTWPGGNGYARNITFENILLHNTKNPIIIDQHYCNTTHCAEQMKAVKVSNVNYINIQGTSVTKHAILLDCSTHVPCTDIVFKNVNIKSISGEKTYSTMNNAIFDPSPHPRRSIYFRSSVFKLGKNE; encoded by the exons ATGGTCAAGTTCAACCAAACCAATA ATATTTGTCTTGCTATTACATTTGATGTGAGACAATATGGTGCGGTTGGAAATAGATATACTGATGATTCTAAG GCATTTTTACAAGCATGGAAAGCAACTTGTGCATGTACAAGTGACACTGCTGTTATGGTGGTGCCGGCTGAAAAGACTTTCTTTATTAGATCTTTGCTTTTTAGTGGTCCTTGCATATCTCAATCACCTCAAATTCAGATCGACGGAACTCTAATAGCGCCAAACGATATAAATAAATGGGTGGAATGTGCATCGAACACATGGATAATGTTCTCGCAAATTAATGGTCTTAATGTTTATGGAAAAGGAAAACTTAATGGAAATGGTCTACCGTGGTGGCAAGGCACTAATCTCAGATACTTCCAGAATAACAATTTTGAACATTCATTTCAATACAAT CATCTAAGAATGGGAAGTTGTTCTCGACCAACG GCAATGAGGTTTAGTCAGTGCAACAATCTTGAAGTTAAAGGATTGACTCATATTAACCCTCCGAGAAATCATATAAGCATAAATGATTGCAATAACGTCAAAATatctgaaataaaaataatcgcTCCAGAGCATAGTCCTAACACTGATGGAATCGACATATCTTCTTCAACTAACATCCATATCATGAACTCCATCATCAGAACCG GAGATGATTGTGTTGCCATTAATAATAAGTGTTCAAATATTATCATAGAAGGAGTTCAATGTGGACCAGGCCATGGTTTAAG TGTTGGAAGTCTTGGAAAGGGTGGAGATTATGCCCAAGTGGAAGGAATACTTGTAAAGAACTGCACTTTGACTAGGACAACCAATGGAGCTAGGATAAAAACATGGCcg GGAGGGAATGGATATGCTAGAAATATAACATTTGAGAATATTTTGCTTCACAATACAAAGAATCCTATCATTATTGATCAACATTATTGCAATACCACCCATTGTGCTGAACAG ATGAAAGCAGTTAAAGTGAGCAATGTGAATTATATCAACATACAAGGAACATCGGTCACAAAACATGCCATATTATTAGATTGCAGCACACATGTCCCTTGCACCgacattgtttttaaaaatgtgaatATCAAATCAATTTCCGGTGAAAAAACTTACTCCACCATGAATAATGCCATCTTCGATCCTTCTCCACATCCCCGAAGGTCCATTTACTTTAGGTCAAGTGTCTTCAAACTTGGAAAGAATGAATAG